From Candidatus Methanomethylicota archaeon, the proteins below share one genomic window:
- the cas5a gene encoding type I-A CRISPR-associated protein Cas5a, with protein MNKNINPFFIKVDIFPSSTINAGVVTGTRSRPSFKIPPPTTIIGALSYPLAKIRGHSESGATYTPALLVPIIKGVYITVSGPLIPYSSITKMWFYREEEKRIKSDAFAYQRIYLGGTLRPEPPINLLYVFDPIKSEEKLGSKWMEEIVISAWSMTRLGDKESIISVSNVEEGFADEIYTKEITTRFLIPLRENLKIEPLDSGEIEVFTFYDWRYVKDPKLIGLPLINAALVYSHLEFAAKKAKVSKEDGEFLAYKIKLSSGEEYLVGW; from the coding sequence ATGAATAAAAACATAAATCCTTTTTTTATAAAAGTTGATATTTTCCCCTCATCCACTATAAATGCTGGTGTAGTAACGGGAACTAGAAGTAGACCATCATTCAAAATACCACCTCCAACTACAATAATTGGAGCACTATCATATCCTCTTGCAAAAATTAGAGGACATAGCGAATCTGGAGCTACATACACCCCGGCACTTCTAGTTCCCATAATAAAAGGAGTGTACATTACCGTCTCAGGACCATTGATACCATATTCAAGCATAACAAAAATGTGGTTTTATAGAGAAGAAGAAAAGAGGATAAAAAGCGATGCCTTTGCATACCAAAGGATATATTTAGGAGGTACTTTGAGGCCTGAACCACCTATTAACTTGCTATACGTATTTGATCCCATAAAGAGTGAAGAGAAACTTGGCAGTAAATGGATGGAGGAAATCGTAATATCTGCATGGTCAATGACGAGACTGGGAGATAAGGAGTCAATTATTAGTGTATCAAATGTTGAAGAAGGATTTGCTGACGAAATATATACGAAAGAAATCACTACAAGATTTTTAATTCCACTCCGAGAAAATTTGAAAATAGAACCTTTAGATAGTGGGGAAATAGAAGTCTTTACATTTTATGATTGGAGATATGTCAAGGATCCTAAATTAATAGGATTACCTTTAATTAACGCTGCATTAGTATATAGTCATCTGGAATTCGCTGCAAAGAAGGCTAAAGTGTCTAAAGAGGATGGGGAATTTTTAGCATATAAAATAAAACTTTCAAGCGGCGAAGAATATTTAGTTGGATGGTGA